CGAAGTACCGTTACGAGGCGGAAATCCTCGATGACGAGTGCAAGCCGACGGTGGCCGTGCAGGCGGCCCTCAAGGCCTCCTCGGACCCGGCCATCATCGCGGGCGTGACCCACTACTGCTCGGTCACCGCCATCGCGACCGTGGACACCTACCACAAGGCCGGGATGCCGGCCATGGTGTGGGGCGCGGTGCTGCCGGAGATCACCTACAGCCACCAGCACGTCGAGATCACGCGGGTCAACGGGACCATGATCAACCAGAACAACGTGGCCGCCGACTTCGCGGTGAAGACGCTCGGGTTCAAGACGTTCGCCCTCATCCACGACACGACCGACTACGGGCGCGCGCACGCCAAGTGGTTCTCGGAGTTCGTGGAGAAGGCCGGCGGGAAGATCCTCTCGACGCAGGGCACGGCCAAGGACCAGAAGGACTACGCGGCGGAGCTGACGCGGGCCAAGGCCGACAAGCCGGAGGTGCTGTGGTACGGCGGCCTCACCCCGGACGGCGTGCGCGTGCGCGTGCAGATGGAGAAGCTGGGCGTGCGAGCGCAGTTCCAGGGCACGAGCGGGATCAAGTCGGACACCTTCAACGAGACGGCCGGACCGTCCGCCGAGGGCACGCTTGCCTTCGTCGAGGGCGCGCCGACCGAGAAGCTGCCCGGGGGCAAGCAGTTCCTCGCGGCGTACGCGAAGGCCGGGTTCCAGGAGCCGTCGGAGGCGTACGGCCCGTTCGCCTACGTGGCGGCCAACCTCGTCATGGATGCCATCGAGGCGGTGGGGCCGGACCGCGCCAAGGTCGCGGCGCGGCTCAAGCGCACCAAGCAGCAGGACACGATCATCGGGCCGGTGGAGTTCGACGAGCACGGGCAGAACACGGTGCCGCTGATCTCGAAGTACGTCAGCCAGGACGGCAAGTGGGTGCTCTGGGAGGATTCCGAGTACGCCTCCGGCAAGCGGACGCTGCCGGGCCTGAAGTACAAGAAGATGTAGCTGCGGCCGCGATGCCGCCGCTCGAGCTGCTCCTCCAGCAGGCGCTGAACGGGCTGATGCTGGGGGTCATGTACGCCCTGATCGCCGTCGGGTTCACGCTGTTCTTCGGCGTCCTCGACGTGATCCACTTCTCGCACGGCGACATCTACATGCTGGGCGCCTTCGCGGGACTCTCCGTGCTGGCCGGGCTGGCGGCCGCGGGCGTCGGCACGCCGGTCCTCGCCCTTCCCCTGGCGTTCGCGGCCTCCATCGTGATCACGGGGCTCATCGGCGTGGCCGCCGAGCGCGTGTGCGTCAAGCCGCTCGCCCGCTCGTCGCCCCTGATGACGCTGCTGGCGACGCTCTCGCTCGGCCTCGTGATCCGGGAGGCGGTGCTGATCTTCTACCCCCGCGGCGCCGACCCCAAGCCGTTCCCGTGGCTGCTGCCGCAAGGCGACTTCGACGTCGGCGGGGTGGTCGTGCGCTACGAAAACCTCGCGATCCTGGCCATCGGCCTCGCCGCCATGATCGCCGTCGACCGCATCATCAATCGCACGCGCATGGGGGCCGCGATCCGTGCGGTGGCCCAGGACCCGGAAGCGGCGCAGATGATGGGAGTCAACCTCGACCGGACCGTCGATGCGACGTTCTTTCTCGGCTCGGGTCTCGCCGCCGTGGCCGGCATCCTGAGCGGCCTCTACTACAGCGAGATCCACTTCATCATGGGGATCACCGGCGGCGTCATCGGGTTCTCGGCGGCGGCCATCGGCGGGTTGGGCAACGTCTACGGGGCCATCCTGGGCGGCCTCCTCTTCGGCCTCGTGCAGACGATGGCCGCGGCCCTGATCCCTCGGGGCTCGGAGTTCCGCGACGTCGTCGCCTTCGCGGTCGTCCTGCTCTTCCTGGTCGTGCGCCCCAGCGGCATCCTCGGGGCGAAGAGCGTGGAGCGCGTGTGATCCTGGTCTGGGCGGCGGAGGCCGTGGTGCTCGGGCTCGTCGTCCTCGGCATCCTGGCGGAGGCGCCGCTGGCGCTGGCGGGCACGGCGGCGGCGGCGCTGGCCGTCCTCGTGCTGGTGCGCGCGCGGCCGCAGCTGCGCGGGGCGCTGTCACGCGCCTTCGCCGAGCACCCGACGGCCGCCCTCCTCGGCGGCGCCGCGTGCGCGCTCGCCCTGCCGTTCGCGCTGCGGGGGAGCCCCTACTGGACGTTCGTCGCCACCCTGGCCCTCCTCTACGTCATCATCGGACAGGGCCTGAATCTGCAGATCGGCACGGCGGGCCTGATCAACCTGGCCGGCGCCGCCTTCGCGGGCCTCGGAGCCTACACGGTCGGCCTGCTCACGGTGTCGGCGGGCTGGCCGGCCTGGCTCGCCTTCCTGGCCGGTCCCGTCGTGGCGGTCGTCGTCGGCACCCTGCTCTTCGTGCCGATCCTGACCACGCGGGGGCACTACCTGGCGCTGGTGACCATCGCGTTCGTCTTCATCTTCAATGTCCTCATGAACAACCTCGAGTTCACGGGCGGCCCCCAGGGCATCAAGAAC
This genomic window from Candidatus Methylomirabilota bacterium contains:
- a CDS encoding branched-chain amino acid ABC transporter permease, with the translated sequence MPPLELLLQQALNGLMLGVMYALIAVGFTLFFGVLDVIHFSHGDIYMLGAFAGLSVLAGLAAAGVGTPVLALPLAFAASIVITGLIGVAAERVCVKPLARSSPLMTLLATLSLGLVIREAVLIFYPRGADPKPFPWLLPQGDFDVGGVVVRYENLAILAIGLAAMIAVDRIINRTRMGAAIRAVAQDPEAAQMMGVNLDRTVDATFFLGSGLAAVAGILSGLYYSEIHFIMGITGGVIGFSAAAIGGLGNVYGAILGGLLFGLVQTMAAALIPRGSEFRDVVAFAVVLLFLVVRPSGILGAKSVERV
- a CDS encoding branched-chain amino acid ABC transporter substrate-binding protein: MKATRVHVSRRQLLAGGATLALGLHPLRGWAQKPTVKLAFIGPLTGGTASNGLGGRNSFQLALRERNADPKAKYRYEAEILDDECKPTVAVQAALKASSDPAIIAGVTHYCSVTAIATVDTYHKAGMPAMVWGAVLPEITYSHQHVEITRVNGTMINQNNVAADFAVKTLGFKTFALIHDTTDYGRAHAKWFSEFVEKAGGKILSTQGTAKDQKDYAAELTRAKADKPEVLWYGGLTPDGVRVRVQMEKLGVRAQFQGTSGIKSDTFNETAGPSAEGTLAFVEGAPTEKLPGGKQFLAAYAKAGFQEPSEAYGPFAYVAANLVMDAIEAVGPDRAKVAARLKRTKQQDTIIGPVEFDEHGQNTVPLISKYVSQDGKWVLWEDSEYASGKRTLPGLKYKKM
- a CDS encoding branched-chain amino acid ABC transporter permease, which produces MILVWAAEAVVLGLVVLGILAEAPLALAGTAAAALAVLVLVRARPQLRGALSRAFAEHPTAALLGGAACALALPFALRGSPYWTFVATLALLYVIIGQGLNLQIGTAGLINLAGAAFAGLGAYTVGLLTVSAGWPAWLAFLAGPVVAVVVGTLLFVPILTTRGHYLALVTIAFVFIFNVLMNNLEFTGGPQGIKNIPTLRLFGYAFTTAPTVLGVALPAHANFYFAAVAVAALTTGVIRRLHDSWLGVALNTLRDDEIAAKCCGISIVRAKLTAFCIGNFFIG